Proteins from one Arthrobacter sp. DNA4 genomic window:
- a CDS encoding nicotinate phosphoribosyltransferase codes for MSTSAGWDHPRTSFYTDHYELTMLQASLYSGAAHRRSVFEAFARRLPDGRRYGIVAGTGRLLEGIANFRFGEAELDFLERTQVVNQETLEYLANYKFSGDIWGYAEGEAYFPNSPILVVEASFAEACMLETYLLSVLNHDTAIASAASRMVSAAGGRPCIEMGSRRTHEEAATASARAAIIAGFDSTSNLEAGIRYGVKTVGTAAHSFTLLHDTEREAFEAQIASLGAGTSLLVDTYDVEKAVRTAVELAGPRLGAVRLDSGDLVAQAQWVRRLLDDLGNEHTKIVVTSDLDEYAIAALQSAPVDSYGVGTSLVTGSGAPTASMVYKLVSRTDDDGNFVSVAKAAKNKASVGGRKYALRKLDERGTATAEVVGVGHRPEDDGNDRALLQQFMKNGELLPGWTGHEGVMRARQRHADSMAELPPVVNRLQRGEAAIPTIYEEH; via the coding sequence GTGAGCACCTCAGCCGGTTGGGACCATCCCCGCACGTCCTTTTATACCGACCACTACGAGCTGACCATGCTGCAGGCGTCCCTCTATTCCGGGGCCGCGCACCGCAGGTCAGTGTTCGAGGCGTTCGCGCGGCGGCTGCCCGACGGCCGGCGCTACGGGATCGTTGCCGGCACCGGACGGCTCCTGGAAGGCATCGCCAACTTCCGTTTCGGCGAGGCGGAACTGGATTTCCTGGAGCGCACCCAGGTGGTCAACCAGGAAACGCTGGAGTATCTGGCCAATTACAAATTCTCCGGGGACATCTGGGGCTACGCCGAGGGAGAAGCGTATTTTCCCAACTCCCCCATCCTGGTGGTGGAGGCCTCCTTCGCCGAGGCCTGCATGCTGGAGACCTACCTGCTGTCCGTGCTCAACCACGACACCGCCATCGCCTCCGCCGCGTCCCGGATGGTCAGCGCTGCGGGCGGCCGTCCCTGCATCGAAATGGGATCCCGGCGCACCCACGAGGAGGCCGCCACCGCATCGGCGCGTGCGGCAATCATCGCCGGCTTTGACAGCACGTCCAACCTGGAGGCTGGCATCCGCTACGGCGTGAAAACCGTGGGGACTGCAGCCCACTCGTTCACCCTGCTGCACGACACCGAGCGGGAGGCCTTCGAGGCCCAGATTGCCTCGCTCGGCGCGGGCACCTCCCTGCTGGTGGACACGTACGACGTCGAAAAGGCCGTCCGCACGGCTGTGGAACTGGCGGGGCCGCGGCTGGGCGCCGTCCGGCTTGACTCGGGCGACCTGGTGGCCCAGGCCCAGTGGGTACGCCGCCTCCTGGACGACCTCGGCAACGAGCACACGAAGATCGTGGTGACCTCGGACCTGGACGAGTACGCCATCGCAGCCCTGCAGTCAGCCCCTGTGGACTCCTACGGCGTGGGCACCTCGCTGGTGACCGGTTCAGGCGCCCCGACGGCGAGCATGGTCTACAAACTCGTCAGCCGCACGGACGACGACGGCAACTTCGTCTCCGTTGCCAAGGCGGCCAAGAACAAGGCCAGCGTGGGCGGCCGCAAGTACGCCCTGCGGAAGCTGGACGAACGCGGTACCGCCACCGCCGAGGTGGTGGGAGTGGGCCACCGGCCCGAGGACGACGGCAACGACCGTGCGTTGCTGCAGCAGTTCATGAAGAACGGTGAATTGCTGCCGGGCTGGACCGGGCACGAAGGCGTTATGCGCGCACGGCAGCGCCACGCAGATTCCATGGCTGAGCTGCCGCCGGTGGTCAACCGCCTGCAGCGCGGCGAGGCCGCGATCCCCACCATCTACGAGGAGCACTGA
- a CDS encoding DUF3039 domain-containing protein has protein sequence MDAMTSMTDPLENDPMRELSGAGTSTATIEREELRPEVEPGDRERFSHYVRKEKIMESAMTGEPVIALCGKVWTPGRDPKKFPVCPECKEVYDGLRPGNDGGKGPGGSGNNK, from the coding sequence ATGGATGCCATGACTAGCATGACGGACCCTCTCGAAAACGACCCGATGCGCGAGCTTTCCGGGGCTGGAACGTCCACGGCCACCATTGAGCGCGAGGAACTGCGCCCGGAAGTGGAGCCGGGGGACCGGGAGCGCTTCTCGCACTATGTGCGGAAGGAAAAGATCATGGAGTCCGCCATGACCGGGGAGCCCGTCATTGCCCTGTGCGGCAAGGTGTGGACCCCGGGCCGGGACCCGAAGAAATTCCCTGTCTGCCCCGAGTGCAAGGAAGTCTATGATGGCCTCCGCCCGGGCAACGACGGCGGGAAGGGTCCGGGCGGCTCGGGCAACAACAAGTAG
- the clpS gene encoding ATP-dependent Clp protease adapter ClpS, with amino-acid sequence MTISVAPGPDTQEGIRTGTAESTDSLTAPDIPWNLVIWNDPVNLMSYVSYVFQSYFGYAESKANKLMMEVHKKGRSIVASGSKEQVERHAVAMHGFGLWATVEKASGGTGGNSGKSGGPGQGKGKRG; translated from the coding sequence ATGACCATAAGCGTTGCGCCCGGCCCTGATACACAGGAGGGCATCCGGACCGGCACAGCAGAGTCCACCGACTCCCTGACCGCCCCGGACATCCCCTGGAACCTGGTGATCTGGAACGATCCCGTCAACCTGATGAGCTATGTCAGCTACGTTTTCCAAAGCTACTTTGGCTACGCGGAAAGCAAAGCCAACAAGCTCATGATGGAAGTCCACAAGAAGGGCCGTTCCATCGTTGCTTCGGGCAGCAAGGAACAGGTGGAGCGCCACGCCGTGGCCATGCACGGTTTCGGGCTCTGGGCCACGGTGGAAAAAGCCAGCGGCGGCACGGGCGGCAATTCAGGCAAGTCCGGCGGTCCGGGCCAGGGTAAGGGGAAGCGTGGCTAA
- a CDS encoding DUF2017 domain-containing protein has product MAKAFKYGLKGITGYLEPAERDLLRSLIDDVVSMLQPEDRTGQDPLAALIGLDMDVAEPTDRAVKRLLPNVVKDDGAASLEFRQLTERSLRETKIGALRAAALDLDKDEIVLTPEGARHWSMALNDVRLVLAERLDIRDEADAEHVHRMQDWSQAEDVESYLALVYNFTTWLQESLVQAMLQSMEPRR; this is encoded by the coding sequence GTGGCTAAGGCATTCAAATACGGGCTCAAAGGCATCACGGGCTACCTGGAACCCGCTGAACGGGACCTGCTCCGCAGCCTCATCGATGACGTCGTGTCCATGCTCCAGCCCGAGGACCGCACAGGGCAGGACCCGCTGGCGGCACTCATCGGCCTGGACATGGACGTGGCCGAACCCACGGACCGTGCCGTCAAGAGGCTGCTGCCCAACGTGGTGAAGGACGACGGCGCCGCGTCCCTTGAGTTCCGCCAGCTCACCGAGCGTTCACTGCGGGAAACAAAGATCGGCGCCCTCCGCGCGGCTGCTTTGGACCTGGACAAGGACGAGATCGTACTGACCCCCGAGGGGGCCCGCCACTGGTCGATGGCGTTGAACGACGTGCGGCTGGTCCTGGCGGAGCGGCTGGACATCCGGGACGAGGCAGACGCCGAGCACGTCCACCGCATGCAGGACTGGTCCCAGGCCGAGGATGTGGAGAGCTACCTGGCGCTGGTGTACAACTTCACCACCTGGCTGCAGGAGTCCCTCGTCCAGGCCATGCTGCAGTCCATGGAACCCCGGCGGTGA
- a CDS encoding DEAD/DEAH box helicase, producing the protein MTETLFGGPTLPPAYPERAAWGTAPKLRAWQQEALDRYLASSPRDFLAVATPGAGKTTFALRIASTLIDSGAVNRVTIVAPTDHLKRQWADAAAKVGIAIDPNFKNSDGQHGRGFIGVAVTYAQVASKPLLHRAKTEAARTLVILDEIHHGGEALSWGDGLREAFDPAVRRLSLTGTPFRSDTSPIPFVEYAEDRDGIRRSKADYTYGYGNALRDHVVRPVMFMAYSGQMRWRTSAGEEMAASLGEAAVTKDITSHAWRTALNPAGEWIPAVLAGADRRLSEVRRTVPDAGGLVIATDHEDARAYAGQLKKITGESPTVILSDDAKASSKIEEFSAGDKRWMVAVRMVSEGVDVPRLSVGVYATSTSTPLFFAQAVGRFVRARKRGETASVFLPSVPQLMALANSMEMERDHALDRPEKEDGDGLFNPEDSLMDEANREEKASDSLTKGKFEALDSRASFDRVLFDGGEFGTGGEVGSDDEMDFLGIPGLLDAEQVGTLLRQRQHEQLNRKNRKAPAADAQQVPAVPDHRMLMDLRNELAKNVAAWAARTGTPHGVVHTKLRTVCGGPPVAQANEEQLKSRLRKLQDWFVGRK; encoded by the coding sequence GTGACGGAGACGCTCTTTGGCGGCCCCACCCTGCCTCCGGCCTACCCGGAACGTGCAGCTTGGGGAACCGCCCCGAAACTCCGTGCCTGGCAGCAGGAAGCCCTTGACCGCTATCTTGCGAGCAGTCCGCGCGACTTCCTTGCGGTAGCAACCCCGGGTGCAGGTAAGACAACGTTCGCGCTGCGGATTGCTTCCACGCTGATCGACTCCGGGGCAGTGAACCGCGTGACCATTGTTGCCCCCACCGACCACCTGAAGCGCCAGTGGGCGGATGCTGCCGCCAAGGTGGGGATCGCCATCGACCCCAACTTCAAGAACTCGGACGGCCAGCACGGCCGCGGCTTCATTGGCGTCGCCGTCACCTACGCGCAGGTGGCCAGCAAACCCCTGCTGCACCGCGCCAAGACCGAGGCTGCCCGCACCCTGGTGATCCTGGACGAGATCCACCACGGCGGCGAGGCCCTGTCCTGGGGCGACGGCCTGCGTGAGGCATTCGATCCCGCGGTGCGCCGCCTGTCCCTGACCGGTACGCCGTTCCGCTCGGACACCTCACCCATCCCGTTCGTGGAGTACGCCGAAGACCGTGACGGCATCCGGCGCTCCAAGGCCGACTACACCTACGGCTATGGCAACGCCCTCCGCGACCACGTGGTCCGGCCCGTGATGTTCATGGCCTACTCCGGCCAGATGCGCTGGCGCACCAGCGCGGGCGAGGAAATGGCCGCCTCCCTGGGCGAGGCGGCCGTGACCAAGGACATCACCAGCCACGCCTGGCGGACCGCCCTGAACCCGGCAGGGGAGTGGATCCCCGCTGTCCTGGCCGGTGCGGACAGGCGGCTCAGCGAAGTCCGGCGCACCGTGCCGGATGCCGGCGGCCTGGTCATCGCCACCGACCACGAGGACGCCCGTGCGTACGCCGGCCAGCTGAAGAAGATCACCGGGGAGTCGCCCACCGTCATCCTCTCCGATGACGCCAAGGCCTCCAGTAAGATCGAGGAATTTTCCGCCGGCGACAAGCGCTGGATGGTGGCTGTCCGCATGGTGTCCGAAGGCGTCGACGTGCCCCGGCTGTCCGTGGGCGTCTACGCCACGTCAACGTCCACGCCGCTGTTCTTCGCCCAGGCCGTGGGCCGTTTCGTGCGTGCCCGCAAGAGGGGCGAAACGGCGTCGGTGTTCCTGCCCTCCGTGCCGCAGCTGATGGCGCTGGCCAACTCCATGGAGATGGAGCGGGACCACGCGCTGGACCGGCCCGAGAAGGAAGACGGCGACGGCCTCTTCAACCCTGAAGACTCGCTGATGGACGAGGCCAACCGCGAAGAGAAGGCCTCCGACAGCCTCACGAAGGGCAAGTTCGAAGCGCTGGACTCCCGGGCGTCCTTTGACCGGGTGCTGTTCGACGGCGGCGAGTTCGGCACCGGCGGCGAAGTGGGGTCCGACGACGAAATGGACTTCCTGGGCATCCCCGGGCTGCTGGACGCCGAGCAGGTGGGAACGCTGCTGCGCCAGCGCCAGCATGAGCAGCTGAACCGCAAGAACCGGAAGGCCCCGGCCGCGGACGCCCAGCAGGTTCCTGCCGTTCCGGACCACCGCATGCTGATGGACCTGCGCAACGAACTGGCCAAGAACGTGGCCGCCTGGGCTGCCCGGACCGGAACCCCGCACGGGGTGGTGCACACCAAGCTGCGCACGGTCTGTGGCGGGCCGCCCGTGGCCCAGGCCAACGAGGAGCAGCTGAAGTCCCGGCTGCGTAAGCTCCAGGACTGGTTCGTGGGCCGCAAATAG
- a CDS encoding isochorismatase family protein, translating to MSRALIIVDVQNDFCEGGSLAVPGGAAVAGAITEYLDAHHSEFDHVVATQDWHIDPGSHFSDTPDYKDSWPRHCVAGTRGAELHPDLDTEYVDAYFRKGQFAAAYSGFEGLLAPEDAVPTGERQPGGLPGAQAELEADEDAIGLDDWLQSHDVEDVVVVGIATDYCVKATALDAVQAGYGVTVVRSLTAGIAEDLEDAVAEMELGGADIA from the coding sequence ATGTCGCGCGCTTTGATCATCGTGGACGTGCAGAACGATTTCTGCGAGGGCGGCTCGCTCGCCGTTCCGGGCGGAGCCGCAGTTGCAGGCGCCATCACCGAGTACCTGGACGCCCACCACAGTGAATTCGACCATGTGGTGGCCACCCAGGACTGGCACATCGACCCCGGCAGCCACTTTTCCGATACGCCCGATTACAAGGACAGCTGGCCCCGGCACTGCGTGGCAGGCACCCGCGGAGCCGAACTCCACCCGGACCTGGACACGGAGTACGTCGATGCGTACTTCCGGAAAGGCCAGTTCGCCGCCGCCTACTCAGGCTTCGAGGGCCTGCTGGCACCTGAGGACGCCGTCCCCACCGGGGAACGGCAGCCCGGCGGCCTGCCCGGCGCCCAAGCCGAGCTGGAAGCCGATGAGGACGCCATCGGCCTCGATGACTGGCTGCAGAGCCATGACGTGGAGGACGTGGTGGTGGTTGGCATCGCCACCGACTACTGCGTGAAGGCCACAGCCCTGGACGCCGTCCAGGCCGGCTACGGCGTCACTGTGGTGCGGTCGCTGACCGCCGGGATCGCCGAGGACCTGGAAGACGCCGTTGCCGAGATGGAACTCGGCGGGGCGGACATCGCCTAG